Proteins encoded together in one Nostoc sp. PCC 7524 window:
- a CDS encoding HigA family addiction module antitoxin: protein MSQKLTAARVPTPGKILSRELEARGWTQKDLAEIMSRPVQTINEIIRGTKQITPETAIELSQALGTSPEFWTNLEAKYRLHLAGKDS from the coding sequence ATGAGCCAGAAGCTAACAGCAGCAAGAGTACCAACACCAGGAAAAATTCTAAGTAGAGAACTAGAAGCGCGTGGCTGGACACAGAAAGATTTAGCCGAAATTATGAGTCGTCCAGTTCAAACCATCAACGAAATTATCAGGGGAACTAAGCAAATTACCCCAGAAACAGCTATCGAACTCTCCCAAGCCTTGGGAACTTCCCCTGAGTTCTGGACAAACCTAGAAGCAAAATATCGTCTTCACTTAGCGGGAAAAGACTCATAA
- a CDS encoding type II toxin-antitoxin system HicA family toxin yields MGASFTPELKKILTEAGCYFERQGKGDHEIWYSPISEHRFVVDGSIKSRHTANAVLKQAGLPKAF; encoded by the coding sequence ATGGGTGCGTCTTTTACTCCTGAATTGAAAAAGATTCTGACTGAGGCTGGTTGTTATTTTGAACGACAAGGCAAGGGAGATCATGAAATTTGGTATAGTCCAATTTCAGAGCATAGGTTTGTGGTAGATGGTTCTATCAAGTCGCGTCATACTGCTAATGCTGTTTTGAAACAAGCAGGACTACCTAAAGCATTTTAG
- a CDS encoding DUF1902 domain-containing protein → MSQITLKVQAFWDKDAEVWVATSEDVPGLATEASSMEILTQKLRVMIPELIVLNGIIASDYVGSITFELISHRQELIQVA, encoded by the coding sequence ATGTCACAAATCACCTTAAAAGTTCAAGCCTTTTGGGATAAAGATGCTGAAGTTTGGGTTGCAACTAGCGAAGATGTGCCAGGTTTAGCAACAGAAGCCTCTAGTATGGAAATTCTCACGCAAAAGCTTCGAGTCATGATTCCTGAACTTATTGTTTTGAATGGAATAATAGCTTCTGACTATGTAGGCTCAATTACTTTTGAGTTAATCAGCCATCGACAAGAGTTAATTCAGGTGGCTTGA
- a CDS encoding type I restriction endonuclease subunit R: MPQQTPEYIHVEKPTIEQLTGMGWQYIEGNWDNPAITERDNFKQVLLTQRLKAAIKRINLDDNGNPWLDDIQVQTAVSQLERLGANKLMEANQAATELLLKGTTVLGQDGKQHTVHFIEFNPEYWQHNDFLVINQYRLDPPWATGNRGFIVPDIVLLVNGIPLVVIECKSPNLDNPITEAIQDLLKYSNQRGSSQPEGAEKLFHYNLLMIAASRGRAAAGTIGANYEHYVEWKDTIPSPQGEIAAQLGVSELNSRQTLIAGMLNPANLIDILHNFTLFKTSGGRTIKIVPRYQQYRAVHKALHRLQHNQTRAQHGTDDQRGGIIWHTQGSGKSLTMVYLIRKIRTIPELRRFKIVVVTDRRDLERQLADTAVLTGEPLQKAKKVRTLENYLQQPGAGLVFGMIQKFKGGEDSEEEAEIEPIPKNLNPSENILVLIDEAHRSHAKTLHTNLLEALPNCVRIGFTGTPIVKAAKKTTLQIFGSFIDEYNIRKSQEDKVTLPIIYEGLEARGTVTQGDDLDQLFEIIFADKTPEERALIKAKYATKTQVGEARELIKAKAKSMLFHYIERILAGGFKAQVVASTRLAAVRYQEAFVEAQREIVQQLEHRAPILQSLDAEALELRDAETRFFAQALPHLEIIRKLEFATVISGDKGDDPSWKKWTDKSQQEINIEKFKKSLDQDCLAILIVKNMLLTGFDAPLEQVLYLDRSLKEYELLQAIARVNRVYNDKKTEGLVVDYYGVDIAAALSVYENVDTELALFDIRAELPKLRDRHQQVMALFTEKGCTIDDVDACVDLLRDERLRVEFNDCFKDFLNTLDTILPRPEARQPYNFVRDAKKIGFIKKAVADLYRDEKLNIVSAKEKVRALIDQYIESQGIDPKVPPIDIMSLDFKTHVQRHSSIKAQAAEMEFAARHHINVNYEEDPVYYRNLSERLTEILESLADNWEAKVEALRKYIEQIQAGRTTNETGLDPKTQMPFLNILGEHSQKPLPELAQATVEIVEHIRQEVKRINWSNQIIQEDLRKWIAGYLDEHDLVSYEQLEEVADKLVQLATRNRDNLMV, encoded by the coding sequence ATGCCCCAACAAACTCCTGAGTATATTCATGTAGAAAAACCCACCATTGAACAACTCACGGGCATGGGATGGCAATATATAGAAGGCAATTGGGACAACCCCGCAATTACCGAACGCGACAACTTTAAGCAAGTTCTACTGACACAACGCCTTAAAGCCGCCATTAAACGCATCAACTTAGATGACAACGGCAACCCTTGGCTAGATGATATCCAAGTTCAAACCGCAGTCAGTCAGTTAGAACGCCTGGGTGCAAACAAATTAATGGAAGCCAACCAAGCCGCCACAGAATTGCTACTTAAAGGCACTACTGTTTTAGGGCAAGACGGCAAACAGCACACCGTGCATTTTATTGAATTTAATCCTGAATATTGGCAGCATAACGATTTTCTCGTCATCAATCAATACAGATTAGATCCGCCTTGGGCAACAGGTAATCGGGGGTTCATCGTCCCAGACATCGTACTACTTGTTAACGGCATCCCATTAGTAGTAATTGAATGCAAAAGCCCCAATTTAGATAACCCCATAACCGAAGCAATTCAAGACTTATTAAAATACTCCAATCAACGGGGTAGCAGTCAACCAGAAGGCGCAGAAAAATTATTCCACTACAATTTGCTGATGATAGCAGCCTCTAGAGGACGGGCAGCAGCCGGAACTATTGGCGCAAATTATGAACATTATGTTGAGTGGAAAGATACCATTCCTAGCCCGCAAGGGGAAATTGCTGCACAATTAGGCGTTTCTGAATTAAATTCTCGCCAAACCCTCATCGCCGGAATGTTGAACCCAGCTAATCTTATCGACATCCTGCATAATTTTACTCTGTTTAAAACCAGTGGCGGACGCACTATCAAAATTGTCCCCCGTTACCAACAATATCGGGCAGTTCATAAAGCCTTACACCGACTGCAACACAATCAAACCCGCGCCCAACATGGCACAGATGACCAACGCGGTGGGATTATCTGGCATACTCAAGGTTCAGGTAAAAGCCTGACAATGGTTTATCTAATTCGGAAAATTCGCACTATTCCAGAATTACGCCGCTTTAAAATTGTAGTCGTTACTGACCGCCGAGACTTAGAAAGACAACTTGCAGATACCGCCGTCCTCACAGGAGAACCATTACAAAAAGCGAAAAAAGTTAGAACATTAGAAAATTACTTGCAACAACCAGGTGCTGGCTTAGTCTTCGGAATGATTCAGAAATTTAAAGGCGGAGAAGATTCTGAAGAAGAAGCAGAAATTGAACCAATTCCCAAAAACCTCAATCCTTCCGAAAATATCTTAGTGCTAATTGACGAAGCACACCGTTCTCACGCCAAAACTCTCCACACCAATTTATTAGAAGCCTTACCTAACTGTGTGCGTATTGGCTTTACTGGTACACCCATCGTCAAAGCTGCCAAAAAAACCACGCTGCAAATTTTTGGTTCATTTATCGACGAATACAATATCCGCAAATCCCAAGAAGATAAAGTCACTTTACCTATTATCTACGAAGGATTAGAAGCTAGAGGGACTGTAACCCAAGGTGATGACCTCGACCAACTTTTTGAAATTATCTTTGCTGATAAAACCCCGGAAGAACGGGCGTTAATTAAAGCCAAATACGCAACTAAAACCCAAGTTGGCGAAGCACGGGAACTAATTAAAGCCAAAGCTAAAAGTATGTTGTTTCATTATATTGAGCGCATTTTAGCAGGAGGCTTTAAGGCGCAAGTCGTCGCCTCTACCCGTCTCGCCGCAGTCCGTTACCAAGAAGCATTTGTGGAAGCGCAACGGGAAATTGTGCAGCAGTTAGAACACCGCGCCCCCATTCTGCAAAGTCTTGACGCGGAGGCTTTAGAATTGCGTGATGCCGAAACTCGTTTTTTTGCTCAAGCACTACCACATCTTGAAATCATCCGCAAATTAGAATTTGCTACTGTCATTTCTGGTGATAAGGGCGATGATCCTAGTTGGAAAAAGTGGACAGATAAAAGTCAACAAGAAATTAATATTGAGAAATTTAAAAAGTCTTTAGACCAAGATTGTTTAGCAATTTTAATCGTCAAAAATATGCTGTTGACGGGTTTTGATGCACCGTTAGAACAAGTTTTATATTTAGACAGGTCACTGAAAGAATACGAATTGCTGCAAGCGATCGCTCGCGTTAACCGAGTATATAATGACAAAAAAACAGAGGGGTTAGTAGTAGATTATTACGGTGTTGATATCGCTGCTGCACTCTCGGTTTACGAGAACGTAGATACAGAATTAGCTTTGTTTGATATTCGTGCAGAATTACCAAAATTGCGCGACAGACACCAGCAAGTTATGGCTCTATTCACTGAAAAAGGCTGCACAATCGATGATGTAGACGCTTGCGTAGACTTGCTCAGAGATGAACGGCTGAGAGTCGAATTTAATGATTGTTTCAAAGATTTTCTCAACACTCTCGATACAATACTGCCACGACCAGAAGCACGTCAGCCCTATAATTTTGTGCGAGATGCCAAAAAAATTGGCTTTATTAAAAAAGCTGTTGCTGACCTTTACAGAGATGAAAAACTTAACATTGTTAGTGCAAAGGAGAAAGTTAGGGCATTAATAGACCAATATATTGAATCTCAAGGGATTGACCCCAAAGTGCCACCAATTGATATCATGTCCCTGGATTTTAAAACCCATGTCCAGCGTCATAGCTCAATTAAAGCACAAGCCGCAGAAATGGAATTTGCTGCCCGTCACCATATCAACGTAAACTATGAAGAAGACCCAGTTTACTATAGAAATTTAAGTGAAAGACTGACAGAAATTCTGGAATCTTTAGCTGATAATTGGGAAGCAAAAGTTGAAGCTTTGCGGAAGTATATAGAACAAATCCAAGCTGGTAGGACTACAAATGAGACTGGATTAGATCCTAAAACTCAAATGCCATTTCTTAACATTTTAGGTGAACATTCACAAAAACCACTCCCCGAACTTGCTCAAGCGACTGTGGAAATTGTGGAACATATCCGCCAAGAAGTAAAACGGATAAATTGGAGTAACCAAATTATCCAAGAAGATTTAAGAAAGTGGATAGCAGGTTATTTAGATGAGCATGATTTAGTAAGTTACGAACAACTAGAAGAAGTGGCGGATAAATTAGTCCAGTTAGCTACGAGAAATCGTGATAATTTAATGGTATGA
- a CDS encoding M48 family metallopeptidase, which yields MTTITFGDLSFEIRHSSKRRTVGITVERDGKLVLASPPEVPIETLEKIVSDKRYWIYSKLLKKELFNHPVNLKEYVSGEGFYYLGRSYRLKIVDEVQKQPILRLYQSRFELQRHAQSQGRENFIQWYRQHLQAILEQQIATLIKRVSASPRSIQVRELGNHWGSCGHKGDLYFHWRVAMLPRTMIEYLAVHELVHLIEPHHSSAFWERVERIVPNYQERKQWLAENGAIYNL from the coding sequence ATGACAACTATCACCTTTGGCGACCTGAGTTTTGAAATTCGCCACAGTTCCAAACGCCGCACCGTAGGCATTACCGTTGAACGTGACGGCAAATTAGTCTTGGCTTCTCCCCCAGAAGTACCAATAGAAACATTAGAAAAAATTGTTAGTGATAAACGTTATTGGATTTATAGTAAACTTCTAAAAAAAGAGTTATTTAACCACCCAGTTAACCTTAAAGAATACGTTTCAGGTGAAGGTTTCTATTATTTAGGACGTAGTTATCGTCTCAAAATAGTCGATGAGGTTCAAAAACAACCAATCTTAAGACTATACCAAAGCCGCTTTGAATTACAGAGACACGCACAATCTCAAGGTCGAGAAAACTTTATTCAGTGGTATCGCCAACATCTTCAGGCAATACTAGAACAACAAATCGCCACACTAATTAAACGAGTTAGTGCTTCACCTCGTTCTATCCAAGTACGTGAGTTAGGTAATCATTGGGGTTCTTGCGGACACAAAGGAGATTTATATTTTCACTGGCGAGTGGCGATGCTACCGCGAACGATGATTGAGTATTTGGCAGTTCATGAGTTAGTGCATCTAATTGAACCGCATCACAGCAGTGCATTTTGGGAGAGAGTTGAACGGATTGTGCCAAATTATCAAGAACGTAAACAGTGGTTAGCAGAGAATGGAGCAATTTATAATCTATAG
- a CDS encoding two-partner secretion domain-containing protein, protein MGLSWSNCIWQFKVASLLAVCAAYTASGDFAQAQITPDSFLGVDRSMLTPNVSIGGLPAVQVDGGAIRGTSLFHSFQEFNVGDGQRVLFTNPGGIENIFSRVTGTNPSTILGTLGVNGGANLFLLNPNGIIFGPNARLDLRGSFLASTAQSIKFNDGIEFSTTNPSAPPFLTLNVPIGLQYGQNAGRILVQGQGNELRVNQETGEVLEVNRTGGLEVDPGQTLALAGGEVVLKGGSLSAESGRVAVWSVQGEGLVGLTPTNPGWELTNKSVQNFQDILLSQTAAIDTSGVGGGNIQMQGRRVALQDGSFILSLTRGNGTGGTLSIRASESIEARGNAPNGEASSFFTETIGLGKAGDVELNTKKLILQNGAQVSSSTFNQGNGGKIIVNASDLVEATGITATGNFASGLFSVARNGTGEGGTVEVTTKRLVLRDGAQVSATTFSQGRGGNVLVNASESVEAIGIAPIGSSGLFAASQSTGEGGTVEIDTGKLILQDGAQVSTLAFSQGNGGDVFVNARKLVEVIGGIPQNGNFVASSLLSQTQGTGNSGRVEIHTGKLILQNGGQVSAATFNQGSGDNIIINARESVEVIGIAQNGNFASSLTAQTEGNGKGGTVEITTGKLILKDGGLVSVTASSQGNGGDILVNARELVEVMGIAQNGNFASSLTAQTEGSGKGGTVEITTGKLILQNGGQVSSRTINRTINAGSGGDVLVNAAESVEILAQNGRFISSLDAQTLGTGNGGNITVNTGRLIIQDGARVNVRTTNVGSGGNIFIDASEVVIAGSDSGLRAQTQGSGNAGTVTVKTSRFLASKGAQILAAVFPSGTGKGGNINIHASEIQLTGTSDNGNPTIVFATTGGKGDAGEIKIDTARLIVQNGAQIGVGTFSSGQGGNVLIKASDSIELIGTVPQVPNLRFFRNQSGQQFPSGLFTGSQGTGTAGKLRIESDKLTLRDGATIGVNNQGLGDAGNLEVAARNLLLDNQAVLSATTTSGQGGNMTLQIADILLLRRNSQISTTAGIDQAGGDGGNILIDSGFIVAVPNENSDITANAFQGQGGNININARSIFNLEQRPSTPPNNTNDIDASSQFGLTGTVTINTPDIDPSRGLVELPSNFTDASQQIVSSCNPGSAARRSSFTVTGRGGISRSPIEPFQGDVSTARWITLDTVDADQNRHVMNEILPSSPPKIVEVQGWIVDKNGNVSLVAQVPNTTPRGLSVSSGTCS, encoded by the coding sequence ATGGGTCTAAGCTGGTCAAATTGCATCTGGCAATTTAAGGTAGCCAGTTTGTTAGCAGTGTGTGCAGCATACACTGCATCCGGAGATTTTGCCCAAGCTCAGATTACCCCTGATTCCTTCTTAGGTGTTGACCGTTCTATGCTGACTCCAAATGTTAGTATAGGCGGTCTTCCTGCTGTTCAAGTTGATGGCGGAGCCATAAGAGGTACAAGCCTATTTCATAGTTTTCAAGAATTCAATGTTGGGGATGGACAACGAGTTCTGTTTACTAATCCTGGGGGAATTGAAAACATTTTCAGTCGAGTCACTGGAACTAACCCATCAACAATTTTGGGGACACTTGGTGTCAACGGTGGAGCCAATCTATTTTTACTAAATCCTAATGGCATTATTTTTGGCCCTAATGCGAGGCTTGACCTGCGTGGTTCTTTTTTGGCCAGTACAGCCCAGAGCATCAAGTTTAATGATGGTATAGAATTTAGCACTACTAACCCCTCTGCACCTCCTTTCCTAACGCTCAATGTTCCCATTGGCTTGCAATATGGACAAAATGCAGGCAGAATTCTCGTCCAGGGGCAGGGTAATGAATTGAGAGTTAATCAGGAAACTGGTGAGGTACTTGAGGTCAATCGTACTGGTGGTCTGGAGGTTGACCCCGGTCAAACCTTGGCTCTGGCTGGTGGTGAAGTCGTGCTGAAAGGCGGAAGTTTGAGTGCGGAATCAGGGCGAGTTGCCGTTTGGAGTGTTCAGGGAGAGGGATTAGTAGGTCTTACCCCAACCAACCCAGGCTGGGAATTGACCAATAAAAGCGTGCAGAACTTCCAAGACATCCTCCTCTCCCAAACTGCTGCTATTGACACCAGTGGTGTTGGAGGTGGCAATATTCAAATGCAGGGACGGCGAGTAGCACTACAAGATGGTTCATTTATTTTGTCTCTGACGCGAGGTAACGGAACTGGAGGAACTTTAAGCATCAGAGCGTCTGAGTCTATTGAAGCCCGTGGCAATGCCCCCAATGGCGAGGCTAGTTCCTTTTTCACAGAAACAATAGGTCTTGGAAAAGCTGGTGATGTAGAACTTAATACCAAAAAATTGATTCTCCAAAATGGGGCGCAAGTATCATCTAGCACTTTTAATCAAGGTAATGGTGGCAAGATTATTGTTAACGCCTCAGATTTAGTCGAAGCAACAGGAATCACTGCCACTGGCAATTTTGCCAGTGGCTTATTTTCTGTAGCCCGTAACGGTACTGGTGAGGGCGGCACAGTGGAGGTAACAACTAAGCGACTGGTACTCAGAGATGGGGCGCAGGTAAGTGCTACAACTTTTAGTCAGGGGCGAGGAGGAAATGTACTGGTAAACGCTTCAGAGTCAGTGGAGGCTATTGGTATTGCGCCAATTGGTTCTAGTGGCTTATTTGCTGCCAGTCAAAGTACAGGTGAGGGTGGCACAGTAGAGATAGATACAGGAAAACTGATACTCCAGGATGGCGCACAGGTAAGTACCCTAGCTTTTAGTCAAGGTAATGGGGGTGATGTATTTGTTAATGCCAGGAAATTAGTGGAAGTGATTGGCGGCATTCCTCAAAATGGCAACTTTGTTGCCAGTTCTTTGTTATCACAGACTCAAGGTACCGGAAACAGTGGCAGAGTAGAGATTCATACAGGAAAGTTGATACTCCAGAATGGTGGACAGGTAAGTGCCGCCACATTTAATCAGGGTAGTGGAGACAATATAATTATCAATGCCAGGGAATCAGTAGAAGTAATTGGCATTGCTCAAAATGGCAATTTTGCCAGTAGTTTGACAGCACAGACAGAGGGGAATGGGAAAGGCGGTACAGTAGAGATCACTACAGGAAAGCTGATACTTAAGGATGGTGGGCTGGTAAGTGTCACAGCTTCTAGTCAAGGTAATGGAGGCGATATACTCGTCAATGCTAGGGAATTAGTGGAAGTGATGGGCATTGCTCAAAATGGCAATTTTGCCAGTAGCTTGACAGCACAGACAGAGGGGAGTGGAAAAGGCGGTACAGTAGAGATCACTACGGGGAAGTTAATACTCCAGAATGGCGGACAGGTAAGCTCCAGAACTATCAATAGAACTATCAATGCGGGTAGCGGCGGCGATGTGCTTGTAAATGCGGCAGAGTCAGTAGAAATTCTTGCTCAAAATGGCCGGTTTATCAGTAGCTTAGACGCACAGACTTTAGGGACTGGCAACGGTGGTAATATCACAGTTAACACAGGAAGGCTAATTATCCAGGATGGGGCAAGGGTAAATGTCAGAACTACTAATGTGGGTAGCGGCGGCAATATATTCATAGATGCTTCAGAGGTAGTGATAGCTGGCTCTGATAGCGGTTTGAGAGCGCAGACCCAAGGTTCTGGCAACGCTGGTACTGTGACAGTAAAGACGAGCAGGTTTCTCGCTAGCAAAGGCGCACAAATTTTAGCTGCTGTTTTTCCAAGCGGTACAGGCAAGGGGGGAAACATTAACATCCATGCTTCTGAGATCCAATTAACTGGCACCTCTGATAATGGCAATCCTACCATTGTGTTTGCTACTACTGGCGGTAAGGGCGACGCAGGCGAAATCAAGATTGACACTGCTCGATTAATCGTTCAAAACGGAGCGCAAATAGGGGTTGGGACTTTTAGTAGCGGTCAAGGTGGAAATGTTTTGATCAAAGCTTCTGATTCAATTGAACTAATTGGCACAGTTCCACAGGTTCCCAATCTAAGATTTTTTCGAAATCAATCAGGTCAGCAGTTTCCTAGCGGTTTGTTTACTGGCTCTCAAGGTACAGGCACGGCGGGAAAGTTGAGGATTGAAAGCGATAAGTTAACGCTGCGAGATGGTGCCACAATTGGTGTGAACAATCAGGGATTAGGAGATGCGGGTAATTTAGAAGTGGCAGCTCGTAACCTGTTGTTAGACAACCAAGCGGTTCTCTCAGCCACAACTACATCAGGTCAGGGCGGCAATATGACGCTCCAAATTGCCGATATCTTGCTATTACGCCGCAACAGTCAAATCTCGACTACCGCAGGCATCGATCAGGCTGGTGGAGATGGTGGTAACATCTTGATTGATAGTGGCTTTATTGTTGCCGTCCCTAATGAAAATAGTGATATCACTGCCAATGCTTTTCAAGGGCAAGGTGGCAATATCAATATCAATGCTCGGAGTATTTTTAATCTAGAACAACGCCCATCAACTCCGCCTAATAATACTAACGATATTGATGCTAGTTCACAGTTTGGCTTAACAGGTACAGTCACAATTAATACACCTGATATAGATCCTAGTCGCGGTTTGGTAGAGCTACCTAGTAATTTCACGGATGCGTCACAACAAATTGTTTCTAGTTGTAACCCCGGTAGTGCTGCTAGGCGTAGTTCTTTCACCGTCACAGGACGGGGAGGAATTTCCCGCAGTCCCATAGAACCGTTTCAAGGTGATGTATCTACAGCACGATGGATAACATTAGATACAGTCGATGCTGATCAAAATCGTCATGTCATGAATGAAATTCTGCCATCTTCCCCACCAAAAATAGTGGAGGTGCAAGGCTGGATTGTCGATAAAAACGGTAATGTATCTCTAGTAGCTCAAGTACCGAATACTACTCCTCGTGGTTTGTCTGTATCTAGTGGTACTTGCTCTTAA
- a CDS encoding response regulator transcription factor: MIRVLLVEDQEIVRRGLKTLLEIQPDLQVVAEAENGQQAIDQMESLYVGNAAPNIVLMDIRMPVMDGVVATQKLCQQFPDTKILILTTFDDVQYISEALRFGAKGYLLKDTPAQELAEAIRSIYKGYTHFGPGILEKMLSVVPTPGTEAPKEQPPELAELTSRELEVLQLIASGYSNREIAQHLHLSEGTVRNHITNILTRLNLRDRTQAAIFANSFLSSLDRKLG; encoded by the coding sequence ATGATTCGGGTGTTACTTGTTGAAGACCAAGAAATTGTGCGTCGTGGGTTGAAAACTTTACTAGAGATTCAACCCGATTTGCAAGTAGTGGCAGAAGCAGAAAACGGTCAACAAGCAATTGATCAGATGGAAAGCCTGTATGTAGGGAATGCTGCACCGAATATTGTATTAATGGATATCCGTATGCCTGTCATGGATGGAGTAGTAGCTACCCAAAAGTTATGTCAGCAGTTTCCAGACACGAAAATCCTGATTTTAACAACATTTGATGATGTGCAATACATCTCTGAGGCATTACGTTTTGGAGCTAAGGGCTACTTACTCAAGGATACGCCAGCACAAGAACTTGCAGAAGCAATTCGTTCAATTTACAAAGGCTATACTCACTTTGGCCCCGGAATTTTGGAAAAGATGCTGAGTGTTGTACCCACTCCTGGGACAGAAGCACCAAAAGAGCAACCACCTGAACTTGCAGAACTCACATCCAGGGAACTGGAAGTTTTACAGCTGATTGCAAGTGGCTACAGTAATCGAGAAATTGCTCAACATCTCCACCTTTCAGAAGGAACTGTGAGAAACCATATTACTAATATTTTGACACGATTGAACTTACGCGATCGCACTCAAGCTGCTATTTTTGCCAATTCTTTTCTATCTTCTCTAGACCGAAAACTTGGGTAA
- a CDS encoding ATP-binding response regulator translates to MDGSQLHKGDILIVDDTLDNLRLLSKMLTNQGYEVRCVTNGATALIGSQAQPPDLILLDITMPGLNGYEVCQQLKTDSRTCEIPVIFISALNETFDKVKAFSVGGVDYISKPFQLQEVFVRIETHLTNRRLQAQLQVQNTRLQQAEAELLKALEQERELNLRLQEMATIEERHRIARDIHDSLGHSLVALNIQLEAAMALWPDNSTKAYECLLEAKHLGSEALKAVRESVGLIRSQPLQSQLLATAIANLTEEFYRLTGILPECNIHIPPNLPHAVNTTIYRILQEGLTNICKYAEATIVTIQIQSTDSHTILTLQDNGKGFQVTENTKGFGLRGMQERVTALGGDLEITSKPNAGCRITAMFRYKNTNNC, encoded by the coding sequence ATGGATGGCAGTCAATTACACAAGGGAGATATTCTCATTGTTGATGATACCCTCGATAACCTGCGCCTTTTATCAAAAATGCTGACTAATCAAGGGTATGAGGTACGGTGTGTAACCAATGGAGCAACAGCATTGATAGGATCTCAGGCTCAACCACCAGATTTAATTTTATTAGATATCACCATGCCAGGATTAAATGGCTATGAAGTTTGTCAGCAGTTAAAAACAGACTCTCGCACCTGTGAAATTCCGGTAATTTTTATCAGTGCTTTAAATGAAACATTTGATAAAGTCAAAGCCTTCTCAGTTGGAGGTGTAGATTACATTAGTAAGCCTTTTCAGTTGCAGGAAGTGTTTGTTCGGATTGAAACACATCTGACAAATCGGAGATTACAAGCGCAACTTCAGGTGCAAAATACCCGGTTGCAGCAAGCGGAAGCAGAGTTACTCAAAGCTTTAGAACAAGAACGAGAACTCAATCTACGACTTCAAGAAATGGCAACTATAGAAGAACGCCATCGCATTGCCCGTGATATTCACGATTCTCTAGGTCATTCATTGGTAGCATTGAACATTCAACTAGAAGCTGCTATGGCTTTGTGGCCAGATAACTCTACCAAAGCTTATGAATGTTTGTTAGAAGCGAAACATTTGGGTTCAGAAGCTTTAAAAGCTGTACGTGAATCTGTGGGGTTAATCAGATCACAACCCCTACAAAGTCAACTTTTAGCAACTGCGATCGCTAACCTGACAGAAGAATTTTATCGCCTGACTGGTATCTTACCAGAATGTAACATTCATATCCCACCCAACTTACCCCATGCAGTCAACACAACTATTTATCGGATTTTACAAGAGGGCTTGACTAATATCTGCAAGTATGCTGAAGCTACGATAGTTACAATTCAGATTCAGAGTACAGATTCTCATACAATACTCACACTGCAAGATAATGGTAAAGGTTTCCAAGTAACGGAAAATACTAAAGGATTTGGTCTGAGGGGAATGCAAGAACGGGTTACAGCATTAGGTGGTGACTTAGAAATTACCAGTAAACCAAATGCAGGTTGTAGAATTACTGCTATGTTCCGATATAAAAATACGAACAATTGCTAA
- a CDS encoding PAS domain S-box protein, with product MKSFQQMQLETELPVIITDQEGFITDINEAFKTIYGWTSEEIIGLPLEVIIPQSLHDSHRLSFSRFVMTEKAKVLNHPLLLKTVTKAGIEVESEHFITAEKQGETWFFAATISPL from the coding sequence ATGAAAAGTTTCCAGCAAATGCAGTTAGAAACTGAACTGCCAGTGATTATTACTGACCAAGAAGGATTTATTACTGATATCAACGAGGCTTTCAAAACTATTTATGGTTGGACTTCTGAGGAAATCATTGGGTTGCCTTTAGAAGTCATTATTCCCCAGAGCCTACATGATTCTCATCGGCTGAGTTTTTCCCGGTTTGTGATGACTGAAAAAGCAAAAGTTCTCAATCATCCTCTTTTATTAAAAACTGTAACAAAGGCTGGGATAGAAGTAGAAAGCGAACATTTCATTACAGCAGAAAAACAGGGAGAAACTTGGTTTTTTGCAGCGACAATTTCTCCTCTATAA